The sequence GGACGGTTGCCACCTCCCGAGGAACGGTCACCTCCACCCGAGGGACGGTTACCGCCTCCCGAGGGACGGTTACCGCCCTGCGGCCGATCCCGGCCGTCCGAGGGACGGTCACCACCGCCCGAGTCCGGCCTCCTCCGAGGGTGCCTATTCCGGGGACGGTCGTCCTCGCGGGTCTGGAGCCGGACTTGGGGCCGGTCCACGTTTTCCTCCACGGTCAGGGCGAAGAAAGCCAGGTAGAGCTCGTGGTAGTAGACGCCCACCAGGCTCAGGTAGCTCCAGACGAAGCCGAGGAACAACAACAGGGACAGCGCCGGCTCCACGATGTACAGGGGGGTGAAGGCCGACCCCGACGTGAGAATCCACGCCAGCCTTGCGAGCGCGTAGAGGAGGAAAAGCCCGGCGAAGTTTATCCGCATCAGCCCCCCCGCCTCCAGCCGCTCCAGACGGCGGCGAACCTCGGCGGAGTGCTCGGCCAGCGCCGACAGGCACAAGCGGTCGCGCAGCTCGTCGTTGGCGGTCTCGTACTTGAAGTAGTTGCGGAAGGCGTTGGCAAAGGTCTGGGGGAAGTTGCGGTCGAGGGAATGCCCGGCGCCGTGCGCCAGCTTCACCTTCATCGGTCCCGCCTCGCGGCTCGCGCGATCCAGAAAGAAGCTGCCCGGTATCCGTCCGAAGAAGAGCTGCTGGACCAACCGGCCGAACCAACCGAAGAGGGCGGTCAAAAGAAGCCCCGCGCCGAGCGCGAGAGCCAGGAACACCAGCGCGCCGGTCAAATCGTCCACGTCCACCCCAAAAATGGAGAAGAGGTTGACCCCCACCCTCCACATCGCCAGCACAGCCAGGGTGCCCGGAACGGCCATGGCAAAAAGCCCGTAGCGGTTGATGCTGTAATGATTCATCGAAAACCTCGTGCGGGGATCGGTGAAAACCCCGGACCCCCTGTAGGGGCGACCCTCTGCGGTCGCCCGCGGTTGAAGAGGACGCGCGGCGGGCGGGGGTGGAACCCCGCCCCTACGAACACCCCTTAGGGGCTAGAGGATGTACCGGGAGAGGTCCTCGTCCTTGGCGAGGTTCGCCAGCTTCTCGTCAATGTATTGTGTAGTGACGATGAGCTTCTGCTCCCGATCCAAGTCGGCGGCCTCGAAGGACGCCTCTTCAAGCAGGGCCTCGAGGACCGTGTGGAGTCTTCGGGCGCCGATGTCCTGGGTGTGGGTGTTGATATACTCGGCGAGCTCGGCTAGGCGCTCGACGGCGCCGGGCGCGAACTCCAGCCGGAGGCGTTCCGTGCCGAGAAGCGACTGGTACTGTTTTACCAGCGCGTTCTTCGGCTCGGTGAGGATGCGGGTGAAATCCTCCTTCGTCAGGGAGTGGAGCTTTACCCGGATGGGGAAGCGGCCCTGAAGTTCGGGCATGAGGTCCGACGGTTTTTTCTGGTGGAAGGCCCCGGCCGCAATGAAAAGAATATGGTCCGTGGAGACCAGACCGTACTTCGTTTTGACCGTGGTGCCCTCGACGAGGGGTAAGAGGTCGCGCTGGACGCCTTCCCGGGAGACGTCGGGTCCTTGCGTCGAACCGCCGGCGACTATCTTGTCCAACTCGTCCAGGAAGACTATGCCGGTCGTCTCCGTGCGGGCGAGGGCCTCTCGGGTGACCTTCTCCTGGTCCATGAGGCGTTCGGATTCCGAGCCCACCAGGACCCGGCGGGCCTCGGAGACCTTCAGCCGCACCCGCTTCTTCTTCTTGGGTATAAGTCCCGAGAGCATGTCGCACAGGTCGAGCCCCATGCCCTCCAGCCCCGCTCCGGAGAAGGCGCTGATGACGGGGTTGTCGGAGGTCGCCACGCTCACGTCCACCTCGCGGTCCTCCAGCTCGCCGGCCGCCAGAAGCGCGCGCAGCTTTTCCACGCTGCGCTCGTGGTGGGCCAGGGCCTCGGCGTATTCCTGCCGCTCCTGGTCGGTCGCCCCGGGACCGGGCAGCGACGGCGGGCGGGGCAACAGGAGATCGAGGAGCTTCTCCTCGGCCTGTTTCGTGGCCTCCGCGGCGACGCGGGCGCGCTCCTCCTCGCGCACCATGTTCATCGCGATATCGGTCAGGTCGCGGATGATTGATTCCACGTCCCGGCCCACGTAACCGACCTCGGTGAACTTAGAGGCCTCCACCTTGACGAAGGGGGCGCCGACCAGGCGGGCCAGCCGCCGGGCTATCTCCGTCTTGCCCACCCCGGTGGGGCCGATGAGGATGATGTTCTTGGGCGTTATCTCGAAGGCTATCTCGGGGGGGAGTTGGAGCCGCCGCCAGCGGTTGCGCAGGGACACCGCCACCGAGCGCTTGGCGTCGTCCTGACCCACGATGTAGCGGTCCAGTTCGAGCACGATGCGCCGTGGCGTGAGCTCCTCGGAGCTCAGCCGCTTTTCTTCCGGTTCGAGGGGCATGATATTATTCTCCATCGCCGAGCTCTCGCTGTAGTTCTCCGTCGTCCCGCCGGACCTTCACCCGCTGGGATTCGCGGTGCTCGGCGAGCCTGGACGCCAGTTCTTTATCCGACAGGGCCAGGCACTGGATGGCGAATAGGGCGGCGTTCTGCGCCCCGGCCCGCCCCAAGGCGAAGACGGCCACGGGGACACCCCCCGGCATCTGGACGCTCGCCAGGAGCGCGTCCAGTCCCCCCAGGCCGCCGGACTCCAGTGGGACGGTCAGGACCGGTTTTGTCGTGTTTGCGGCCACCGTTCCCGCCAGGTGGGCCGCCATCCCTGCCCCGCAGATGAAGATCTCGACGCCCCCGGCCTCCGCCTCGGCGACGAATCGAACGACCTCTTCGGGCGTTCGGTGAGCCGAGAGCACGCGGCCGGTGAAACCGACGCCGAACTCCCTTAGAATCTCGAAGGCGGCGTCCATCACCGGCTTGTCCGAGGCCGAGCCCAGGAGCACGGCCACCTTCTTTTCGCTTTTCCCGCTCAACGCGCCTCCCTAGTGTTCCCCCTAGCCTGACGAGTTCTTCGACCGCTCCAGCTCGTGCCAGGCGATGTCCTTTCGCAACGTCTTGCCCTTGAAGTGGATTTTCTCCGCCCGCTGGTAGGCGTTGTGCACCGCGGCTCGGATGGTGGCCCCCATGCCGGTTACCCCGAGCACGCGCCCCCCGTCGGTGACGGTCTTCCCCTCGCTCACCCGCGTCCCGGAGTGGAAGACGACGCTGACGTAATCGTCGTGGCCGATGCCCGTGATCTCGCGCCCGGTCTGGATGCGCCCCGGGTAGCCCTCGCTGGCCAGGACGACGCAGGCCGCCTTCTTCTTGGTCAGGTTCACCTGCTTCACGGGCAGGTGCCCGGTGGCGGCTGCGTAGATGAGCATCAAGAGGTCGTCGGCCACGCGGGGGACGATGGCCTGGGTCTCGGGGTCGCCGAAGCGGCAGTTGTACTCGATGATGCGCGGCCCGTCCTCCGTCAGCATCAACCCGGCGTAGAGCATCCCGGCGAAGGGGTGACCCACCGCCGTCATCCCCTTGAGCGTCGGCTCCACCACCGTCCGCATGACGTGCGCCACCAGCTCGTCGTTCACGATGGACACCGGCGAATAGGCCCCCATCCCCCCGGTGTTCGGCCCGGTATCCCCGTCTCCGATGCGCTTGTAATCCTGGGCGCAGGCGAGCACGCAGGTTCCGGCACCCCCGTCGGCCAAGACGAAGAGGGACACCTCCTCGCCGTGCAGAAACTCCTCGATGACGACGGTCTTGCCGGCCTGCCCGAAGGCGCCGGTGTGCAGCATGGCATCCAGGGCCTTTTCGAGCTTGGCCGGGGTCTCGCAGATTAGCGCGCCCTTGCCGCCGGCCAGCCCGTCGGCCTTCACCACCAGGGGTAGTGAGTGTGTGCTCCCGTATTTCCAGGCGGCGTTGAAATCGTCGAAGACGCCGAAGGACGCCGTGGGCACGCCGACGGACGCCATGAGCTCCTTGGCGAAGGCCTTGGAGGACTCGATGCGCGCGGCCGCTCGGGTGGGTCCGAAGATGGTGAGCCCGGAGCGCCCGAACTCGTCAACGATGCCGCCGTCGAGCGGAGCCTCGGGCCCGACGATGGTGAGGTCTATGGCCGCCCCGCGGGCGAAATCCACCAGCGTCCCTATCTCGTCGCCGGGTAGGGGCGGAATCTCGGCGATGCCGGCGATACCGGCGTTTCCGGGGTAGGCGTAAAGCTTTTCGAGCCTGGGGGAGCGGGACACACCCCAGGCCAGGGCGTGCTCACGTCCGCCGCCCCCTACGATGAAGACGCGCATGTGTCGCCTCCCCCCCCTCCCTATCCCTCCACACCGTCGGGCATGGGGAAGAAGGCGTCCGAAGCGGCCACGGAGCCCCGTGCCCGCGCATCGGCCTTGCGCACCGCGATGAAGGCTGAATCCACGCGGCTCATCTGCCCGGCGCCCACCCCGACCAGCCAGCACGCGCCGTCGGGCTCCCGGCAGGTCAGGACGACGGCGTTGCTCTTGACGTGCTTGACCGCGCGCCAGGCGAACCGCAGCGCCGCCCACTCCTCCTCGGTCGGGGTCCGCTTCGTCACCACGCGCTCCTCGACGGACCACTCATCGTCGGGCCCCTGGAGGAGCAGGCCGCCGGGGATGAAGCGCCCCTCGAGCCCCCGGGACGGCTCGGGCACCCCCAGGGCGATGAAGCGCCGCTGGGATTTCTTGATTAAAAGTTCGAGGACGCCCGGAGCGAAGTCGGGCGCCACGGCGCACTCGATGAAGCGGGTATCGTGGACGAGCTCCGCGGTCTTTTCGTCCACGGTGCGGTTCAGGGCGACGATGGAGCCGAAGGCTGAGAGCGGGTCGCCCTCGAGAGCCAGCTCGTAGGCCCGCTCAAGGGTGGGGGCCTCGGCCAGGCCGCAGGGGTTGGTGTGCTTGACGACGGCCGCCGCAGGTCCGGAGAAATCGCACACCGCGTTCCACGCCGAGGCGATATCCCAGTAGTTGTTGAAGCTCAAGGCCTTGCCCGAGAGCGGCTCGGCCGATGCAAGCCCCCCGCCGCCCATGAGTGGCACGTAAAGCGCCGCGGGCTGGTGCGGGTTCTCGCCGTAGCGCAGCTCGCGCCCCTTGCGATACGCCGCGATGTAGAGCTCGGGGAACCCCTCCCCGCGGGTCAGATACGCGGTGATGGCCGCGTCGTAGACCGCGGTGTGGGCGAAGACCTTGGCCGCCAGGTTGCGCCTGCGTTCCAGCGTCACCCCGCCGGCGTTTATCTCCTCCATGACGGTCGGGTAATCGGCCGGGTCGCAGAGGGTGATGACGTGGTTGAAGTTCTTGGCCGCCGCGCGCAACAGGGCCACCCCGCCGATGTCTATCTGCTCGACGGCCTCCTCGGGGGCGGCCCCGCGGGCCACCGTCTCGGCGAAGGGGTAGAGGTTCACCACCACCAGGTCTATCTCCACGGTGCCGATTCTCTCCAGGTCCCGCTGGTCATCCTCGGTCCGTCGGGAGAGGATGCCGGCGTGGATGCGCGGGTGCAGCGTCTTGACCCTTCCGCCCAGAATCTCCGGTGAGCCGGTGTAATCCGCCACCTCGATGACCGAGAGTCCGGCCTCGCGCAGAACGCCGGCGGTGCCGCCGGTGGAGAGCAGCTCGATGCCCTTGAGGCGGTGGAGGAAGTCCACCAGCCCGGTCTTGTCGGACACGCTGGCCAGGGCTCGGCGGGGAATCAGAAGGTCGCTCATGTTCTAAAAAACCGCCCGGGCGTTGGACTCCCCTTCACCGGAAGGGGAAATGAAAGACGCAAGACGAAAGTTTTCCGGCTTCGACCCGCGTCGGGAATGCGGGGAGGCGTATTTTAACATACAAGCCGCCGGGGCGTCAGCCGACCCGGCGGCACCTCCGCTTCACGGAACCGTTCGCGCGAGACGTGGGGGGCGACGGCCTCACGGCGCGGCGGGTGGTTCGCTCCCTAGCCCTTTCCCCGGTCCTCGGGCTCCTTCTTGAGTAAATCCTCGACGTCCTTTGTGTCCACCCACCGCACGACCGTCGCGTCGGGCTCCTCATCCACGGGGTCTCCGCGCAGTCGCTGCCGGCGCCTCACAAAGGCGGCCGCCAGATAGCGGTAGACGGGGGAGAGGAAGAAGGCGTTCACCAGCATGGAGAGGCCGAAGATGAGCGTGAACCAGGCCTCGCCCTGGGAGAAACCGGTGCGCACCCCGTGAATCACGGCGAAGGCCACGCCCGCCACCCCCACCAACAACAGGGTCCACAGCGCGATGCGCCCCTCCTGCTCGAGCTTGCGGCGGTAAGCCTCGTACTCGGAACTGCCCATCCGCTCCTCCTTGGCGATTTTCCCGTCGTGACCCGCACGTCGTCGGGTTTCCTCGACCCCAGTCTAATATAGAGCCCGGTTCATCGGGTGTCAAGAAGCACCTCTTTCGCATCACAAGGATGGAGGGCAAGGGGGTTTGCCAAGGGCATAGCTCGCTTCGCTCGGTTAAGCCCCTTGTCTCAACTTCTCCGGACGGGCTATAATACCCACGCGCCGCGGCGCACCCCCACCCAACCCACGGATGGTCGAAAGATGCGACGAATCGCCCTTTTTCTCGTAATTCTCGCCGTCGGGACGCCGGCCTTCGTGCTGACGCCCTGGGAGGCGGGCCAGTGGGTGACCTACGCCGACGTGGACGGGACGGCGGCCGTGACCGTCTCCCTGGTGGAGCTGCCCGAGCGTTCGGAGGGGCAATGGCTCCAGGTGAACCTCCTGCTGCCCGGGATGGGGTGGATCGTCCTGGCGATGGCCCTGAAAGAGGGGGGCGGGGAGTTCATCCAGGGGATCATCTCGAAACACGTCCAGGAGCCCGGGGCCGAGGAGGCGCCCTTCGACAGCCTCGAATCGCTTTTGGCCTACTACGGCAACTTCGGCGGCGAGATACTCCTCGGGATGGACACGCCCGAGATGGAGGACCGCGTGGTCCTGTCGC comes from bacterium and encodes:
- the purE gene encoding 5-(carboxyamino)imidazole ribonucleotide mutase, whose protein sequence is MSGKSEKKVAVLLGSASDKPVMDAAFEILREFGVGFTGRVLSAHRTPEEVVRFVAEAEAGGVEIFICGAGMAAHLAGTVAANTTKPVLTVPLESGGLGGLDALLASVQMPGGVPVAVFALGRAGAQNAALFAIQCLALSDKELASRLAEHRESQRVKVRRDDGELQRELGDGE
- the hslU gene encoding ATP-dependent protease ATPase subunit HslU; protein product: MPLEPEEKRLSSEELTPRRIVLELDRYIVGQDDAKRSVAVSLRNRWRRLQLPPEIAFEITPKNIILIGPTGVGKTEIARRLARLVGAPFVKVEASKFTEVGYVGRDVESIIRDLTDIAMNMVREEERARVAAEATKQAEEKLLDLLLPRPPSLPGPGATDQERQEYAEALAHHERSVEKLRALLAAGELEDREVDVSVATSDNPVISAFSGAGLEGMGLDLCDMLSGLIPKKKKRVRLKVSEARRVLVGSESERLMDQEKVTREALARTETTGIVFLDELDKIVAGGSTQGPDVSREGVQRDLLPLVEGTTVKTKYGLVSTDHILFIAAGAFHQKKPSDLMPELQGRFPIRVKLHSLTKEDFTRILTEPKNALVKQYQSLLGTERLRLEFAPGAVERLAELAEYINTHTQDIGARRLHTVLEALLEEASFEAADLDREQKLIVTTQYIDEKLANLAKDEDLSRYIL
- the purD gene encoding phosphoribosylamine--glycine ligase; its protein translation is MRVFIVGGGGREHALAWGVSRSPRLEKLYAYPGNAGIAGIAEIPPLPGDEIGTLVDFARGAAIDLTIVGPEAPLDGGIVDEFGRSGLTIFGPTRAAARIESSKAFAKELMASVGVPTASFGVFDDFNAAWKYGSTHSLPLVVKADGLAGGKGALICETPAKLEKALDAMLHTGAFGQAGKTVVIEEFLHGEEVSLFVLADGGAGTCVLACAQDYKRIGDGDTGPNTGGMGAYSPVSIVNDELVAHVMRTVVEPTLKGMTAVGHPFAGMLYAGLMLTEDGPRIIEYNCRFGDPETQAIVPRVADDLLMLIYAAATGHLPVKQVNLTKKKAACVVLASEGYPGRIQTGREITGIGHDDYVSVVFHSGTRVSEGKTVTDGGRVLGVTGMGATIRAAVHNAYQRAEKIHFKGKTLRKDIAWHELERSKNSSG
- the purH gene encoding bifunctional phosphoribosylaminoimidazolecarboxamide formyltransferase/IMP cyclohydrolase, which translates into the protein MSDLLIPRRALASVSDKTGLVDFLHRLKGIELLSTGGTAGVLREAGLSVIEVADYTGSPEILGGRVKTLHPRIHAGILSRRTEDDQRDLERIGTVEIDLVVVNLYPFAETVARGAAPEEAVEQIDIGGVALLRAAAKNFNHVITLCDPADYPTVMEEINAGGVTLERRRNLAAKVFAHTAVYDAAITAYLTRGEGFPELYIAAYRKGRELRYGENPHQPAALYVPLMGGGGLASAEPLSGKALSFNNYWDIASAWNAVCDFSGPAAAVVKHTNPCGLAEAPTLERAYELALEGDPLSAFGSIVALNRTVDEKTAELVHDTRFIECAVAPDFAPGVLELLIKKSQRRFIALGVPEPSRGLEGRFIPGGLLLQGPDDEWSVEERVVTKRTPTEEEWAALRFAWRAVKHVKSNAVVLTCREPDGACWLVGVGAGQMSRVDSAFIAVRKADARARGSVAASDAFFPMPDGVEG